CGGCGGCGCCCTCCGGGTCCGGTCCGCCGAGCGGCAGGACGGTCGGCGTGGAGCCGAAGAGGGCGGCGATCCGGGTGGACTGGCGAGCGAGCGCGTTGGGGTCGGCGCAGTCGGTCAGGGAGACGACCGGGGGAAGAGGCATGGCGGTACTTCGCCCTTCTGTCGAGGGAGACACGGGGTGGGTGGGGTTCGAGGTGCAGGGGTCGACATGCTCGGTGGCGGGCCGGGACGACAAAAAAACGGACCCTCCGTCTCCGGAGGGTCCGTCGCGTCCTGCGCGCACACGGCTTCGCTAGCGAAGCGCCTCCGGGGGCGGGGGCATCATTCGCATCATGGCGAGGGTGGCGGTGTGCTGCATGAGGTGGACGCTAGCACCGGGTGGAATCGCCGCAGGCGCCGTTCCACATAGTGGACATGCTTTTCCGGTCGCTTGCTTGATGGGGCGGGTCGCTCAGCGCTTTTGCGAGCCGTGACCGGCGAGCGCTCGCGGTGAAAGCCGTCCGCCGGCCGGTGGCCGAGAGCCCGGACGGCGCGGCCGGGTAGCCGAAACGACCGTCCTCGGGTCGGCCGGGAACCGCGCCGAGGGCGGGGCCGCGGGGCCCCGCCCTGACTGTCGGGTTCAGGCGGGGTACGGCAGGTCGGCCTCCGAGGTGCCGGCCGGCCGGGCGTGCACGGTTGCGTGAGGGCTGCCGATCCGCAGCTGCCAGGCGTACGGGCTGTCGGTGGTCACCCGGAGGCGGTCGCCCGTGCGGTGCAGGTGGAAGTGGGCGATCTCGCCAGGGCCGTCGGTGCGCGGGATCACGACGGTGCGCTCCGCGCCGTCCGCGAAGGCGTGGACCCGCAGTTCGACGCCGTCCGCCCAGGCCGAGACCGGGTGCTGGTCGTCGGCGGCCAGCGCGATGACCGAGTCCGGGCGGGCCAGCAGCGGCAGGGTGTGGAAGTCGTACTGCTCACGGGCCCAGCGCGGACCGGTGACCTGGGCGCCCGTCAGCACATTGGTCCATGTGCCTTCCGGCACGTAGTACTCGACTGTGCCGTCGTCGGTGAAGACCGGGGCGACGAGCAGGTCGTCGCCGAGCATGTACTGCCGGTCGACCGTGGCGGCGGCCGGGTCGTCGGGGAACTCGAGCACCATGGCGCGCATCACGGGGACGCCGGTGGCGTGCGCCTGCTGGGCGGCGCGCTGGAGGTAGGGGGCGAGGCGGTGCTTGAGCAGGGTGAACTCTCGGGTGACCTCGACGGCCTCCTCGCCGTAGTCCCAGGGCACGCGGTACGACTTGCTGCCGTGCAGGCGGCTGTGCGAGGAGAGCAGCCCGAACTGCACCCAGCGCTTGAAGACGGTGGGAGTGGGGGTGCCCTCGAAACCGCCGATGTCGTGGCTCCAGAAGCCGAAGCCGGACAGGCCGAGGGAGAGGCCGCCGCGCAGCGACTCGGCCATGGCGTTGAAGTGGGACTCGCAGTCGCCGCCCCAGTGGACCGGGTACTGCTGGCCTCCGGCGGTGGCGGAGCGGGCGAAGAGCAGCGCCTCGCCCTCGCCGCGCTCGGCGCGCAGGAGGTCGAAGACGGCCTGGTTGTAGAGGTGGGTGTAGTAGTTGTGCATCCGTTCCGGGTCGGAGCCGTCGTGCCAGACGACGTCGGTGGGGATGCGCTCGCCGAAGTCGGTCTTGAAGCAGTCCACGCCCTGGTCGAGCAGTGTCCTCAGTTTGCCGGTGTACCAGTCGCGGGCGGCGGGGTTCGTGAAGTCCACCAGGGCCATGCCGGGCTGCCAGAGGTCCCACTGCCAGACGCTGCCGTCCGGGCGCCGCACCAGGTAGCCGTTTCGCATGCCCTCCTCGAACAGCGCCGACTTCTGCGCGATGTACGGGTTGATCCAGGCGGAGACCCGCAGCCCCCGCTCCTTGAGGCGGGCCAGCATGCCGGCCGGATCGGGGAAGGTGTCGGAGTCCCAGACGAAGTCGCTCCACTGGTAGCCGCGCATCCAGAAGCAGTCGAAGTGGAAGACGCTCAGCGGGATGCCGCGTTCGGCCATGCCGTCGACGAAGCGGTTGACGGTGGCTTCGTCGTAGTCGGTGGTGAAGGAGGTGGTCAGCCACAGGCCGAGCGCCCAGGCCGGGGGCAGGGCG
Above is a genomic segment from Streptomyces sp. NBC_00094 containing:
- the yicI gene encoding alpha-xylosidase encodes the protein MKFTDGYWLMRPGVTARYATEVADVRADEHRMTLYAPVKHVRSRGGMLNSPLLTIECWSPAEGVIGVRATHHAGSVHRGPEFALPGGEPDAGKVHRDGTVVELSAGELSLRVDTAEPWRLEFTAEGRVLTSVGERGTGFATDADGRHFMLGQLSLGVGEFVYGLGERFTPFTRNGQVVDIWQADGGTSSEQAYKNVPFHLTNRGYGVFVNHPGKVSYEVGSESVGQVQFSVEDQSLEFFVVHGPTPKEILERYTALTGRPALPPAWALGLWLTTSFTTDYDEATVNRFVDGMAERGIPLSVFHFDCFWMRGYQWSDFVWDSDTFPDPAGMLARLKERGLRVSAWINPYIAQKSALFEEGMRNGYLVRRPDGSVWQWDLWQPGMALVDFTNPAARDWYTGKLRTLLDQGVDCFKTDFGERIPTDVVWHDGSDPERMHNYYTHLYNQAVFDLLRAERGEGEALLFARSATAGGQQYPVHWGGDCESHFNAMAESLRGGLSLGLSGFGFWSHDIGGFEGTPTPTVFKRWVQFGLLSSHSRLHGSKSYRVPWDYGEEAVEVTREFTLLKHRLAPYLQRAAQQAHATGVPVMRAMVLEFPDDPAAATVDRQYMLGDDLLVAPVFTDDGTVEYYVPEGTWTNVLTGAQVTGPRWAREQYDFHTLPLLARPDSVIALAADDQHPVSAWADGVELRVHAFADGAERTVVIPRTDGPGEIAHFHLHRTGDRLRVTTDSPYAWQLRIGSPHATVHARPAGTSEADLPYPA